One genomic window of Paenisporosarcina antarctica includes the following:
- a CDS encoding gamma carbonic anhydrase — translation MIYPFKDKTPIIDSSVYIADYVTISGDVTIGPESTIWFNTVIRGDVNATRIGRKVNIQDLCCLHQSPTAPLILEDEVTIGHQVTLHSCTIRKGALIGMGSIVLDGAEIGEGAFIGAGSLVPQGKIIPPGMLAFGRPAKVVRELNTEDLLDMERIIQEYAEKGQIYKSMQITT, via the coding sequence ATGATTTACCCGTTTAAAGATAAGACACCTATTATTGATTCGTCTGTATATATTGCTGATTATGTCACAATTAGTGGTGATGTGACAATCGGTCCAGAGTCTACAATTTGGTTTAATACAGTAATTCGCGGCGACGTGAACGCAACTCGGATTGGTCGTAAAGTGAACATTCAAGATTTATGTTGCCTACACCAAAGCCCAACCGCTCCACTAATTTTAGAGGATGAAGTAACAATTGGCCATCAAGTAACTTTACATAGTTGTACGATTCGCAAAGGAGCCTTGATTGGAATGGGTTCAATTGTCCTAGATGGAGCTGAAATTGGCGAAGGTGCATTTATTGGCGCTGGTAGTTTAGTGCCTCAAGGTAAAATTATCCCACCAGGGATGCTAGCTTTTGGGAGACCCGCAAAAGTAGTTCGCGAATTAAATACTGAGGACTTACTAGATATGGAGCGAATTATACAAGAGTACGCGGAAAAAGGACAGATTTATAAAAGTATGCAAATAACAACCTAA
- a CDS encoding alpha/beta hydrolase, with product MWKWEADGQAKAVIAIIHSAYEHHRRYAWLIEKFRSSGFHVVMGDLPGHGEAARAKNAHDEDFKSYNAYIDQLVEASLSYNLPVFVMGHGLGATLVMHALQEKSIECAAVILTSPWLHLQIHASKLSSALSSMGKLTGNVKSTHEVTIKQLTRNYDVYTQDKDDHLYKTTITLKWYRELQNLMKVTSTKSESIQNLPVLMMTAERDKITDRTYSRHWLQKQQLSEIQYKEWENCFHDLFHEPEREDVFLYTESFMNNVLRSIGYIV from the coding sequence ATGTGGAAATGGGAAGCTGATGGACAAGCTAAAGCTGTCATTGCAATAATTCATAGTGCGTATGAGCATCATCGTAGATACGCATGGTTAATTGAAAAGTTTAGAAGTTCGGGTTTTCATGTCGTAATGGGAGACTTGCCAGGGCATGGAGAAGCTGCTCGAGCCAAAAATGCCCATGATGAAGATTTTAAATCGTATAATGCGTATATCGATCAATTGGTAGAAGCCTCTCTTTCGTATAACTTGCCAGTATTTGTTATGGGACATGGGTTAGGAGCAACACTAGTGATGCATGCACTTCAAGAAAAATCAATTGAATGTGCGGCAGTAATACTAACTTCTCCATGGTTACACTTACAAATCCACGCATCTAAATTATCGAGTGCTCTGTCGAGTATGGGCAAGTTAACTGGAAATGTAAAAAGCACACATGAAGTGACGATAAAACAGTTGACGAGAAATTATGATGTATATACGCAAGATAAAGATGATCATCTCTATAAAACAACCATTACATTGAAATGGTATCGTGAGTTACAAAACTTAATGAAAGTTACTTCTACAAAATCAGAAAGTATTCAAAACTTACCGGTCTTAATGATGACGGCAGAGCGAGATAAAATAACTGATCGCACATACTCAAGGCATTGGTTGCAAAAACAACAACTTTCTGAAATTCAATATAAAGAGTGGGAAAATTGCTTCCATGATTTATTTCATGAACCGGAACGTGAAGATGTATTTTTATATACTGAATCTTTTATGAACAATGTTTTGCGTTCAATTGGTTATATTGTGTAG
- a CDS encoding alanine/glycine:cation symporter family protein, whose amino-acid sequence MENFIGTLNDFLWGPWMIYGCLAVGLLFSILTRFVQVRLFKDMVLQIFKGKKSDAGVSSFQALAIALSGRVGTGNIAGTATAIAFGGPGAVFWMWAIAFIGASSAFIESTLAQIYKVKDEGQYRGGPAYYIEKGIGIKWYAVLFALAALLAMSVLMPGIQSNSIAIGMENAFGLERWITGAAIVVILGIIILGGVKRIANVAQLVVPFMAIAYMIMAVIIIGMNITELPGAIKLIFSSAFGFDSTFGGMIGAAIAWGVKRGIYSNEAGQGTGPHAAAAAEVSHPVKQGLVQAFSVYIDTLLVCSATAFMIIFTGMYNVQLDSGKGDFVYEGLSGVEAGPGYTQAAIDSALPGVGIGAGFVAIALFFFAFTTIMAYYYMAETNVVYLLRGNAKRVGIFVLKIVILITAYLGTVREAGLAWALGDVGLGLMVWLNLIAILIIAKPALLALKDYEAQKKEGKDPVFDPRKLGIKNADFWIEYNDNLKKK is encoded by the coding sequence GTGGAAAATTTCATTGGTACATTAAATGATTTTCTTTGGGGACCATGGATGATTTATGGATGTTTAGCAGTTGGACTTTTATTTTCAATACTTACTCGTTTTGTACAAGTAAGATTATTTAAAGACATGGTTCTTCAAATTTTTAAAGGGAAAAAATCGGATGCTGGGGTTTCTTCATTTCAAGCTTTAGCAATAGCATTATCTGGTCGAGTGGGAACAGGTAATATTGCAGGTACCGCAACAGCGATTGCGTTTGGTGGACCGGGTGCTGTTTTTTGGATGTGGGCTATAGCTTTCATCGGAGCATCTTCTGCATTTATCGAATCAACACTAGCTCAAATATATAAAGTGAAGGACGAGGGACAATATCGTGGTGGACCTGCCTATTACATAGAAAAAGGTATTGGTATTAAGTGGTATGCAGTTCTATTTGCGCTAGCAGCGTTATTAGCAATGTCAGTATTAATGCCAGGTATTCAATCAAATTCAATTGCAATCGGTATGGAAAATGCATTTGGACTTGAACGTTGGATTACAGGTGCAGCTATTGTCGTTATTCTTGGGATTATCATTCTTGGTGGAGTAAAACGAATTGCAAACGTCGCTCAATTAGTAGTACCGTTTATGGCAATTGCATATATGATCATGGCAGTTATCATTATCGGTATGAATATTACTGAGCTTCCAGGAGCAATTAAATTAATCTTCTCAAGCGCATTTGGTTTTGATTCTACTTTTGGTGGGATGATTGGTGCTGCAATTGCTTGGGGCGTAAAACGAGGAATTTATTCTAATGAAGCCGGTCAAGGTACTGGTCCTCACGCAGCAGCAGCAGCAGAAGTATCTCATCCAGTTAAGCAAGGTTTAGTTCAAGCCTTTTCAGTGTATATTGATACACTATTAGTGTGTTCAGCAACTGCTTTCATGATTATATTTACAGGCATGTACAATGTTCAATTAGATTCTGGAAAAGGAGATTTCGTATATGAGGGACTCTCTGGAGTAGAAGCTGGACCAGGTTATACACAAGCAGCAATTGACTCAGCATTACCAGGTGTGGGTATTGGAGCTGGATTTGTAGCTATTGCATTATTCTTCTTTGCTTTCACTACAATTATGGCTTATTACTATATGGCAGAAACAAATGTTGTGTACTTATTAAGAGGGAATGCTAAGCGGGTAGGAATTTTTGTTTTAAAAATTGTTATCTTAATCACAGCATACTTAGGAACAGTTCGTGAAGCGGGTCTTGCGTGGGCACTAGGCGATGTTGGTTTAGGATTAATGGTGTGGCTAAACTTAATAGCGATTCTGATCATTGCAAAACCAGCACTCCTAGCACTAAAAGATTACGAGGCACAGAAAAAAGAAGGAAAAGATCCTGTATTTGACCCAAGGAAACTTGGTATTAAAAATGCTGATTTCTGGATCGAATATAACGACAACTTGAAGAAAAAATAA
- a CDS encoding amidohydrolase gives MTKICFHHATFYTMKNSVDTIEAILVENGKIIKIGLFEDLKNLAEELVDLEGSFVYPGFVDSHIHMIGHGDKLRYIDLSTYTSSVEMTKDLQKLLKQHPSGEWFVAEGWNENNFADKKILSRYDLDKLSTSPLMLKRVCRHAVIVNSAALEIAGITKDTPDPNDGVIVRDEMGEPTGYLLDGAKAFVEKHVPEVSITQLVLSLEAAVEDLVSRGFTGVHTEDMSYYGDYPKPLQAFKQVIGNGRKFRVNLLRHHTVIDKMMEEATYDEPWIEPGAMKIFIDGALGGRTALLSKPYADDPTTHGVSIHSQDELNMLVAKARSYGQAIAVHAIGDLGMEMIILAIEKHPVPLGKRDRLIHANVLREDLVIRLQKLNIVLDIQPSFVSSDFPWVKDRLGEARLDWAYAWKKLIKRGIICSGGSDSPIEEVDVRLGLYAAIARKKPGETHDGYQPEEKLSRYEAIALYTIGSAQAISKEHQRGYIDINFDADLTVFDRDLFIGPDEQVLEAQVMKTIIAGDIIFEK, from the coding sequence ATGACAAAAATTTGTTTTCATCATGCAACGTTTTATACGATGAAAAATTCAGTCGATACAATAGAAGCCATATTAGTGGAAAATGGGAAAATTATTAAAATTGGTTTGTTTGAAGATTTAAAGAATCTTGCTGAGGAATTGGTCGATTTAGAGGGTTCGTTTGTCTATCCTGGATTTGTTGATAGCCATATACATATGATTGGACACGGAGATAAATTGCGGTACATCGATCTTTCTACTTACACATCTTCAGTAGAAATGACTAAGGATTTGCAAAAACTTTTGAAGCAACATCCAAGTGGCGAATGGTTTGTTGCGGAAGGTTGGAATGAAAACAATTTTGCAGATAAAAAAATACTTTCTCGTTATGATCTAGATAAGTTGTCAACGAGCCCACTTATGTTAAAAAGAGTTTGCCGTCATGCTGTAATTGTTAATTCAGCTGCACTTGAAATAGCAGGAATCACAAAGGATACTCCTGATCCAAATGACGGTGTCATTGTAAGAGATGAGATGGGCGAACCTACAGGTTATTTGCTGGATGGAGCAAAAGCATTTGTTGAAAAACACGTTCCAGAAGTGTCCATCACACAATTGGTTCTTTCATTAGAGGCTGCAGTAGAAGATTTAGTATCACGTGGGTTTACTGGAGTTCATACTGAGGACATGAGTTATTACGGAGATTATCCTAAACCACTTCAAGCCTTTAAACAAGTTATTGGGAATGGACGAAAATTCCGTGTAAATTTGTTGCGTCACCATACAGTGATTGACAAAATGATGGAAGAAGCGACATACGACGAGCCATGGATTGAACCCGGTGCCATGAAAATATTTATAGATGGCGCTCTTGGTGGACGTACAGCGTTACTTAGTAAACCGTATGCGGATGACCCGACAACTCATGGTGTGTCAATTCATTCACAAGATGAATTAAATATGCTTGTAGCAAAAGCGCGATCTTACGGACAAGCGATAGCGGTTCATGCAATAGGTGACTTAGGCATGGAAATGATTATATTGGCAATTGAAAAACATCCTGTTCCATTAGGGAAACGAGATCGTTTAATTCATGCCAATGTATTGCGTGAAGATTTAGTTATACGCTTGCAAAAACTAAATATCGTTTTGGATATTCAGCCTAGTTTTGTGTCTTCAGACTTCCCATGGGTTAAAGACCGATTAGGAGAAGCTCGACTTGACTGGGCATACGCATGGAAAAAGTTAATAAAGCGCGGAATTATATGCAGTGGTGGGTCAGACTCGCCAATTGAAGAAGTAGATGTACGTCTAGGTCTATACGCAGCGATTGCAAGGAAAAAACCGGGAGAAACTCACGATGGCTATCAGCCCGAAGAAAAACTTAGTCGTTATGAAGCAATTGCTCTATACACAATTGGTAGTGCGCAAGCTATTAGCAAAGAACACCAACGAGGCTATATTGATAT